Part of the Deltaproteobacteria bacterium genome, TTTTCATAGATCATGGCCATTTTCCCAGCCTCGAGCCGTGAATAATCTAAAACATTACTGATTAGTCGGCTTAAACGATCGATATTTCGTTTGATGACATCCAGTGTTTCCCGTTGAGGCTCATTAATAGGGCCTTCAAATTCATTGAGTAAGATGTCGGTGCCTGATTTCATGGATGATAAAGGGGTGCGTAATTCATGAGATACCATGGAAATAAAAGTGGATTTTATCTGAGTGGCTTTTTTGGTCTGTTCTTCGGTATGCTTTCTTTCGGTAATATCAACGACCGAACTGATAACAAAAGTCCCTGCTTCGGTGATAACAGGGTTCAACCCTATTTCCGCAGGGAATTCGCTGCCATCTTTGCGCAGCCCAAGTAAATCCCTCCCTACTCCCATAGGACGCTTAGCAGGGTTATTAAAAAACTCTTTTCTATCATAGGGATGTTGTTGATGAAAACGAGCAGGAACCAAGGCCTCAATTTTTTTGCCAATGAGTTCTTTTTTAGAATAACCAAACATTTTTTCAATTTCGGAATTTAAAAGTAGTATCCGGCCATGATCATCAACCATGATCACACCACTGGGAATAGCCTCAAAAATAATCCGAAAGCTGTCTTTGTCTTTAAATCTTATTTTTTGACCCATCATCCACAAACTCTTTTTTAAAAGAAAGGGCATTGTCTATTTATAATGTATAAAGGTCAAGAGGTGCTTTAAAGTTCGTGTAACCGGTCAGTGAACGGGTGAAATAAAGCGTTGTGTCATTCCTGCCCCCGATCAGGTCGAGGGTAAACTCCGGCAGGAATCCAGTCTTTTTTCAGTATTTCTGGATCCCCGCCGGAGTTTACCCCTGCGTAGGCAGGGGCGGGGATGACAGCCAACCACCCGTTCACTGACCGGTTACAAGTTCGTAGTAATTCCGTTGAGCAAAGTTTACGTTTGTAATACGATCCTCCCGATGAATCTTTCCTATTTAATCAAAATATTAGTAATTGCAGTCATCTATACCGTGGTTGGGAAAATAGGGCTAAACCTTGCTGAACTCCATGAAAATATTTCTTTGATTTGGCCGGCCAGCGGGATTGCTTTGGTCATTTTACTGCGTTTAGGTTACGCCTATTGGCCGGGGATTTTTTTAGGGGCCTTTTTAACCCATGTTACAACAACGGCAGGAGTTTTTACGTCTCTTGGTATTGCCACGGGAAACACCTTAGAAGCTTATGTGGGTACTTTTTTGCTGTTGAGGGTTGGAGAATTTTCAAAAAGTCTAAACCGGCTTCGGGATGTCTTGGTCTTGGTGTTTTTAGGTGGGATGGTGGCTACCTTGGTGAGCGCTATGGTGGGTGTAACGAGTTTGAGTGTGGCAAACCCTTGGCTTTGGCGTGATTACGGCAGGCTCATGCTCGAGTGGTGGTTGGGGGATATGTTAGGTGTGGTGGTGTGGGCCCCTTTTCTTTTGGCATGGACCTGGAAGAAACCGGTCTTAGGCCCTCTATTTTGGGGGAAGTTTGCAGAAGTGGTGCTAATGGCCATTATCTCAGTGGTCATGAGCCTCGTTGTATTTAGCGCGTTTCCATCGATGGGCGAACTTTCTCGCCCTTATCCCTATGCTCTATTTCCCCTTTTTATTTGGGCGGCTTTGCGATTTGGGCCTTCAGGGGCCAGTAAAGCGATTGTTGTGATTACAATTATTGCAGCTTGGAGCCTTCACCAAGATCCAGCCCCGTTTTTTTCAAGCATGTCTTCTCATCAAAGGTTACTTTTTTTACAGGGTTATATGGTGGTGATTTCGCTTTCTACTTTAATCTTGGCTGCCATTACTCGAGAGAGTCGAATGGTTCAGGAACGGATGAAAGAATTGGGTGAGCGAAGGTTGGCTTTTGCCTCGATGGTTTCGCATGAATTGCGTACCCCTTTATCATCGATCAAAGCCGGTATTGATATGACCCTTCGGGGGATGGATGGGTCTATTAACGACTCTCAGCGAGAGACGTTAGGCATTTCAAAAAACAATGTGGATCGTTTAGCGCGGCTGGTGGACGACATTTTAGATTATGCCCAATTAGAAAGCGGTGGCATTAACTTTAATTTTGAAAAAACAGATATAGGTGAGCTGATCGAAGAAGTTTTTAAATTCATGCAGCTCGAAGCCAAGAAAAAAGCCATTACCTTTTCTCTATTTTTACCTCCTGATTTTGTGGAGGTATTTTGTGACAAAGATAAAATTAAAACCGTGCTTATTAATTTGATCCATAATTCTATTAAGTTTACCGAAGTTAATGGAAGGATCAATTTAAGATTAATCCTTCATCAATACGATTCCATTGCCATACAAGTTGAAGATTCAGGTAAAGGCATTGCAAAAGAAGACCTGCCCTATATTTTTGATTTGTTTCGACGGGGACCGCACCGTGCGGGAGGCTCTGGCTTAGGCTTAGCCGTGTGTAAACTCATTATTGAAAGACACGGCGGAGAGATCTTCGTGGAGAGCTCACCCGAACAAGGCTCGTTGTTTCATGTGGTGATACCGAGGAATCCAACCTCACTTTAAATATACTCATTAACCATCGAAACCAGATTGTTGACATCATAGGGTTTGGCGATAAACCCAGTTGCCCCCAAATTCATGGCATAATCGATGATTTCTTTATCTTTGTGCCCGCTTAAAACAATGACTGGAGGTGTTTCAATATCAGGGCCGAGCCAAGTTTTAAGATTTTGGATGAAGGCACTACCGCCGGCACGGTGAAACCCCAAGTCTAATAAGACAAGGTTAGGGGGTAAGACTTTGACCATGGCCAGTGCATCTTCCACCGAGGTGGAGCACTCACACTTATAATGTAGAGATTCGAGTTCTTTTTTTAAAAAGTGGAGAATATCAGGGTCATCATCCACAATAAGAATACGCTTTTGTGTCATGATTACCTTCCTCTTTCGTGACATTTCATTGTGCGCTTTTTGAATTTAGATGACAATAGGTGATCGAGATCATGGTGGCAAGAGGTTTTTAAGAATTGTGTCGGTACAAAATAACTTTGACTTTTTCGACAGTTACTAGGCCTTCTTTGACCATGGTGTCGAGGTGGGGTAAAAATTGGTCGATCTTTTCTTCGGCATCAATAATTTCAATAATGATAGGCAGGTCTTCAGAAAGTCGTAAGATTTTGGTGGTGTGGATGCGGCTGGCTGCGCCAAAGCCTTCAAAACCTTTGATAACAGTACAACCTGCTAATCCCTCCCGGCGGGCTAGGTGAAGAATGGCTTCGTGGAGGGGTTGACCTTCAAACTTGTCGGATTCGCCAATAAAAATTCGTAAAAGCTTTCCTTCTTCAGGAATTTTCATCTGTTTGCCTCCCTTAAATTAATCTTGCGCCTAATATTCCCAGTAGTAAACCGATAAAACAGGCCAAAAAACTTCCCATCACATTGAGAGCAGCAAAACCCGTTTCACCGGCCTTGAATAGATTCCAGGTTTCGTAGGTAAAACTAGAAAAGGTGGTGAAGGCACCGAGGAAACCAACTAACAGAGCAAGGCGCAATTCAGGCCCAAGCAAAGAACGTTCATCGGCCAAGGTGCCTAAAAATCCGATAATAAAGCAACCGGCGCTATTAACCACCAAGGTGCCGTAGGGGAATTGGGTGCCCATCCACTGATAAACCCAACCACCGAGAAAATAGCGACAAAGAGTGCCCGCCGCACCGGCTAGGGCTAAGGTTAAAAATTTCAAGTTGAAAACCTCTTGGTAGTAACTTTTGTTTTTATATACGGGAATGTTGAAAAATGCACTTTCTGTCATCCCTGCGGAAGCAGGGATCCAGTGATTTCAAACAGTTCTGGATTCCCGCCTCCGCGGGAATGACATTTTTCAACATTTCATATATGTTAAAAGACATTATGAAGCAAGGACATGAATTGACTGATGAAACGGTGTATGGGCCGGTTGTTTCTAGGCGATATGGGAGAACGCTCGGGATTAACTTGTTGCCTAGCAAAAAACATTGTTCGTTTAATTGTGTTTATTGTCAGTTGGGTTGGAACGACTCGCATTATCGCCCAACCGTTGATGAATTCCCGAGTTTGGAAAAAGTCATTCATTCTTTATCTGAACGTTTGGCAGAATTAAGACCTGGCACCTTAAATTATATTGTTTTAAGTGGTAATGGTGAGCCTACCTTGCATCCTCAATTTAGAGCTGTGGTAGAAGGGATTTTTGCAGAGGTGAGACAATATTCCACAAAAATTCCCATGGTGATTTTAACGAGTGGCACCACTTTGGTGGATCCATCGATTGTAGAAGTTTTGGAGAAGTTTGATGAATGTGCCGTGAAGTGGGATGCACGTTGGGGCCGAGTCAATTTGCCGGTTCAAGCATTTGAATCAAAGGCAATGATTGCTATATTGCAAAACTTACCTAATTTGGTTTTACAAAGTTGTTTTTTTAAAGGGAAGATTGAAAATTGTGGAGAGGCTTGGGTGAAGGCGTGGTGTAAAGAGATTATGGAAATAAATCCTAAGTGGGTTGATATTTATACCCTTGCCCGTGGTACCTCCCTGCAAGGGCTTATTCCACTTCAATCACAAGAGCTACATAACATCGCCACTGCCTTAGCGGCGGCAGGCTTTGACCGGGCAAGGGTGGTGTCGCCATGAGCCGGGGTATCACCCGTAATATTTATCTTTTGGGTTTCTTAAGTCTCTTCAATGATCTCACCTCCGATATGATCACCCCTCTTTTGCCGGTCTTTCTTGTGTCGATGGGCTTGGGGGCTGGGTTTTTAGGTGTGATGGAGGGCTTGGCTAATTCGCTTTCTCACATGGTGGTGTTGTTTTCGGGTTGGTTAGCCGATCGTGGGGCTGATAATAAAAAATTGACGGTACGAGGCTATTGGCTTGCAGCCATTAGCCGACTGTTTATTGCGATTCCTCATCCGGCGGTGGTGTTATTGGCTCGGTTGAGTGATCGCGTTGGCAAGGGTATTCGAACCGCTCCGCGAGATAACCTCATGACTCACTCAGC contains:
- a CDS encoding PAS domain-containing sensor histidine kinase, with the protein product MPFLLKKSLWMMGQKIRFKDKDSFRIIFEAIPSGVIMVDDHGRILLLNSEIEKMFGYSKKELIGKKIEALVPARFHQQHPYDRKEFFNNPAKRPMGVGRDLLGLRKDGSEFPAEIGLNPVITEAGTFVISSVVDITERKHTEEQTKKATQIKSTFISMVSHELRTPLSSMKSGTDILLNEFEGPINEPQRETLDVIKRNIDRLSRLISNVLDYSRLEAGKMAMIYEKTDLHELINEVCHSVTTDLDEKNLQLVQELPSGPLSIVCDSDKCKQVLLNLLNNAIKFTEAGTIWLRVIPEKDKIRFEVQDTGIGIPKEDHEKIFKIFEQSQQSKHPKSVGSGVGLAVARLIVQEQKGKITVASKPGKGATFRVWIPRNP
- a CDS encoding MASE1 domain-containing protein; translation: MNLSYLIKILVIAVIYTVVGKIGLNLAELHENISLIWPASGIALVILLRLGYAYWPGIFLGAFLTHVTTTAGVFTSLGIATGNTLEAYVGTFLLLRVGEFSKSLNRLRDVLVLVFLGGMVATLVSAMVGVTSLSVANPWLWRDYGRLMLEWWLGDMLGVVVWAPFLLAWTWKKPVLGPLFWGKFAEVVLMAIISVVMSLVVFSAFPSMGELSRPYPYALFPLFIWAALRFGPSGASKAIVVITIIAAWSLHQDPAPFFSSMSSHQRLLFLQGYMVVISLSTLILAAITRESRMVQERMKELGERRLAFASMVSHELRTPLSSIKAGIDMTLRGMDGSINDSQRETLGISKNNVDRLARLVDDILDYAQLESGGINFNFEKTDIGELIEEVFKFMQLEAKKKAITFSLFLPPDFVEVFCDKDKIKTVLINLIHNSIKFTEVNGRINLRLILHQYDSIAIQVEDSGKGIAKEDLPYIFDLFRRGPHRAGGSGLGLAVCKLIIERHGGEIFVESSPEQGSLFHVVIPRNPTSL
- a CDS encoding response regulator yields the protein MTQKRILIVDDDPDILHFLKKELESLHYKCECSTSVEDALAMVKVLPPNLVLLDLGFHRAGGSAFIQNLKTWLGPDIETPPVIVLSGHKDKEIIDYAMNLGATGFIAKPYDVNNLVSMVNEYI
- a CDS encoding DUF190 domain-containing protein; amino-acid sequence: MKIPEEGKLLRIFIGESDKFEGQPLHEAILHLARREGLAGCTVIKGFEGFGAASRIHTTKILRLSEDLPIIIEIIDAEEKIDQFLPHLDTMVKEGLVTVEKVKVILYRHNS
- the crcB gene encoding fluoride efflux transporter CrcB — translated: MKFLTLALAGAAGTLCRYFLGGWVYQWMGTQFPYGTLVVNSAGCFIIGFLGTLADERSLLGPELRLALLVGFLGAFTTFSSFTYETWNLFKAGETGFAALNVMGSFLACFIGLLLGILGARLI
- a CDS encoding radical SAM protein codes for the protein MKQGHELTDETVYGPVVSRRYGRTLGINLLPSKKHCSFNCVYCQLGWNDSHYRPTVDEFPSLEKVIHSLSERLAELRPGTLNYIVLSGNGEPTLHPQFRAVVEGIFAEVRQYSTKIPMVILTSGTTLVDPSIVEVLEKFDECAVKWDARWGRVNLPVQAFESKAMIAILQNLPNLVLQSCFFKGKIENCGEAWVKAWCKEIMEINPKWVDIYTLARGTSLQGLIPLQSQELHNIATALAAAGFDRARVVSP